In Arachis hypogaea cultivar Tifrunner chromosome 17, arahy.Tifrunner.gnm2.J5K5, whole genome shotgun sequence, a single window of DNA contains:
- the LOC112762804 gene encoding uncharacterized protein: MPKNFTLPTTLEPYKGFGDPRAHVKKFQSMMFFNGPNNELVLCRAFPTYLDGAALLWFSKLSAGLISSFEDLARSFIDYFAASRIYVHGSDYLGTIKQGQHESLKDYMTRFADATIEIQDLDPAVHLYALKAGLRPGKFRETIAITKPKTLEEFRERAAGQMEIEELREAQKSDKQPHRRDEERTFRLPGNRDTKKPSKPASKYNTYTRFNTRRENIIREILNAKIIKPPARARNYQDQRFVDKTKHCAFYRKFGHTTDDCIIAKDLLERLARQGLLCKYIETRKGIGGNSDKVEHKQAMPSDKKERTTPDRPRGVINHISGGLAGGGETSSARKRSYRAMLAIEGTIQPRKDKEPDVTISFNQADFKSASPNLDDPVVISIQVGELLVRKTLLDPGSSANVLFYSTFTKMKLSEKLIQPSSGELIGFSRERVPIMGHIWLKTTMGEIPMSKSIDIQYLIVNCYSPYNIILGRPALNLFRAVVFTLHLCVKFPVQENKIATVYADHQEARQCYNAGLKPVQTKHEARPQVQAIHTSANSDTSRS, from the coding sequence ATGCCAAAAAACTTTACGCTGCCCACCACGTTAGAGCCATACAAGGGATTCGGCGACCCCCGAGCCCATGTGAAGAAGTTCCAGTCAATGATGTTCTTTAACGGCCCTAACAATGAGCTCGTCCTCTGCCGAGCATTCCCCACATACCTAGATGGTGCTGCGTTACTCTGGTTCTCTAAACTTTCTGCAGGTTTGATTTCCTCCTTTGAAGACCTCGCCAGATCATTCATTGATTATTTCGCTGCATCAAGAATCTACGTACATGGCTCGGACTATCTCGGCACCATCAAACAAGGTCAGCACGAGAGCCTGAAAGACTACATGACCAGATTTGCTGACGCCACTATAGAGATCCAAGACTTGGACCCAGCCGTTCACCTGTACGCTCTCAAGGCCGGCCTCAGGCCTGGCAAGTTCCGGGAGACCATTGCCATAACAAAGCCAAAGACGCTAGAGGAATTCCGAGAAAGGGCGGCAGGTCAAATGGAGATCGAAGAACTCCGAGAAGCCCAAAAATCGGACAAACAACCACATCGGAGAGATGAAGAAAGAACTTTCAGATTGCCAGGCAACAGGGACACTAAGAAACCTTCCAAGCCCGCGTCAAAGTACAACACATACACCAGATTCAATACCAGAAGAGAGAACATCATCAGAGAGATCCTTAACGCCAAAATCATAAAGCCACCAGCCCGAGCAAGAAACTACCAGGATCAAAGGTTCGTGGACAAGACAAAGCATTGTGCCTTCTATCGGAAGTTCGGTCACACTACGGATGACTGCATCATTGCGAAGGATCTCCTAGAAAGGTTAGCACGCCAAGGGCTTCTGTGCAAATATATCGAGACCCGGAAGGGCATAGGAGGAAACTCGGACAAGGTAGAGCATAAGCAAGCAATGCCCAGCGACAAAAAAGAGAGGACGACTCCTGATCGACCAAGAGGAGTCATTAACCACATATCAGGGGGACTTGCAGGCGGAGGAGAAACAAGCTCGGCCAGAAAGCGAAGTTACAGAGCAATGCTAGCAATCGAAGGAACCATACAACCAAGGAAGGACAAAGAACCAGACGTCACAATATCCTTCAACCAAGCAGACTTCAAATCGGCAAGCCCTAACCTCGACGACCCCGTGGTAATTTCCATCCAGGTCGGAGAACTGTTGGTAAGAAAAACATTGTTGGATCCAGGTAGTAGTGCTAATGTTTTATTTTACTCTActtttacaaaaatgaaattatCAGAAAAATTGATACAACCCTCCTCCGGAGAACTAATTGGGTTCTCCAGAGAGAGAGTCCCCATCATGGGACACATATGGCTAAAGACCACAATGGGAGAAATTCCTATGTCAAAGTCAATTGATATTCAATACCTAATAGTAAACTGTTACAGCCCTTACAATATTATACTTGGGAGACCTGCCCTGAATTTATTCCGGGCAGTGGTGTTCACATTACATCTGTGTGTCAAGTTCCCAGTGCAGGAAAACAAGATCGCCACGGTATATGCCGATCATCAAGAAGCTCGGCAATGCTACAACGCCGGCTTAAAACCAGTTCAAACAAAACATGAAGCTCGGCCCCAGGTTCAAGCAATCCACACGTCTGCCAACAGCGACACTAGCCGATCTTGA